Within Streptomyces roseirectus, the genomic segment GCCGCCTCCGCGACCGCCTCGTGTTCGAGGAGCGCGCTCTCCAGCTCGAAGGGCGAGATCTTGTAGTCGCTGGCCTTGAAGACGTCGTCGCTGCGCCCGATGTACGTGAGGTAGCCGTCCGCGTCGCGGGAGGCGACGTCGCCGGTGCGGTAGTAGCCGCCGGCCATCGCCTCGGCGGTGCGGTCGGCGTCGCCGTGGTAGCCGGTCATGAGGCCGACGGGGCGGGCCGAGAGGTCGAGCGCGATCTCGCCCTCGGTGACGCCGGGCGCGCCGGAGACGGGGTCGAGGAGTTCGACGCGGTAGCCGGGGCTGGGGCGGCCCATGGAGCCCGTCTTGAGGGGCTGGCCGGGGCTGTTGGCGACCTGGACGGCCGTCTCCGTCTGCCCGAAGCCGTCCCGGATGGTGAGGCCCCAGGCACGCCGTACCCGCTCTATCACTTCGGGGTTGAGGGGTTCCCCGGCGGCGACGGCCTCGCGGGGCGGGGTGGCGAGTTGGCCGAGGTCGGCCTGGATGAGCATGCGCCAGACGGTCGGCGGCGCGCAGAACGTGGTCACCCCGGCCCGGTCCATCTCGGCCATCAGCCGACTCGCGTCGAACCGGGCGTAGTTGAAGATGAAGACGGTCGCCTCGGCGTTCCAGGGCGCGAAGAGGTTGGACCAGGCGTGCTTGGCCCAGCCGGGCGAGGAGATGTTGAGGTGGACGTCGCCGGGCTTCAGGCCGATCCAGTACATGGTCGACAGGTGGCCGATGGGGTAGGACGCGTGGGTGTGCTCGACGAGCTTGGGGCGGGCGGTCGTCCCGGAGGTGAAGTAGAGCATCAACGGGTCGTCGGCCAGGGTCTCACCGTCGGGGGTGAACCCGTCGGACGCGGAGTGGACGCCCGCGTAGTCGTGCCAGCCCTGGACGGGTTCGCCGACCGCGATGCGGGTGTAACGGCCGGGCACCTCGGCGAACTTGGGGGCGTCGGCGGAGCGGGTGATGACGTGGCGCACCCGGCCCCGGTCGACGCGGTCGCGCAGATCCGCCGGGCCCAGCAGGGGAGTTGCCGGGATGACGACGGCGCGCAGCTTCATCGCGGCGAGGGCGATCTCCCACAACTCGGCCTGGTTGCCCAGCATCACGAGGACGCGGTCCTCGGCGCGCACGCCGCGTGCGGTGAGCCAGTTCGCGACCTGGTTGGAGCGGGCGGACAACTCGGCGAAGGACAGCTTCAGTTCGGTGCCGTCCTCCTCCACGATGTGCAGCGCGGTGCGGTCGTTGCCGGCCGCGATCGTGTCGAACCAGTCGAGCGCCCAGTTGAAGCGTTCGGGGCGGGGCCATTCGAACCCGGCGTACGCGGCGGCGTAGTCCTCACGGTGCGCCAGCAGGAAGTCGCGGGCTCTGCGGAACCCGTCCGCCGAACCGGCGGAAACGGCAGAGGGGTTGGAATCGATGGAAACCCGTACAGAGAACGAATCCCGCGTCACCATGTGTAGTCCTCCTGTCCACGGAGAGCGATCCTCCGGTCCGCTCCCGCTCCGTACCGGTCCATTGCCCGGCGGCACTCTGCCATCGTGTAATCCGTGATGCAGGTCTCACTACCCCCGAACGGGGGTGTGCGCGGCGGCAAGGCCGTAGAAAGAGGCGGGTGCAGGGTGGCAGCGGACGCGTCGGGAACGATGGAGATTCATGGCGCGCTCGTTCGGTTGCGCAGGACCACCGGGTTGCCGGTGACGTTCGGCGGGCCGGCCGAGCAGGGCCAGCGGCGGATGCGGATCACGGAGATGAGCGGCGCGCGCACGTCGTCGCTGCGCGGTCTCGCGGTGACGGCCGGATACGGGCTGGGCGGCAAGACGCTCGCCCTGGCCCGGCCGATCGCGGTGAGCGACTACTCGGTCTCGCGGCAGATCAGCCACGAGTACGACGTCGCGGTCGCCGAGGAGGGCATCCGGTCGGTGCTGGCGGTGCCGATCGTGGTGCACCGCCGGGTGCGCGGCGTGCTGTACGGGGCGCTGCGCACCGCGCTGCCGCTGGGCGACCGGATGCTGGTCGCGGCGGTGGACGTGGCGCGCGACGTCGAGCAGGCGCTGGTGGTGCAGGACGAGGCGCGGGCGCTGCTGGAGGCGGCGCACCCGGCCCCGGAGCCGGGGCGCCCGGCGGACGCGGCGGGCTGGGAGCAGGTCCGGGAGGCGCACGCGGCG encodes:
- a CDS encoding AMP-binding protein, which codes for MVTRDSFSVRVSIDSNPSAVSAGSADGFRRARDFLLAHREDYAAAYAGFEWPRPERFNWALDWFDTIAAGNDRTALHIVEEDGTELKLSFAELSARSNQVANWLTARGVRAEDRVLVMLGNQAELWEIALAAMKLRAVVIPATPLLGPADLRDRVDRGRVRHVITRSADAPKFAEVPGRYTRIAVGEPVQGWHDYAGVHSASDGFTPDGETLADDPLMLYFTSGTTARPKLVEHTHASYPIGHLSTMYWIGLKPGDVHLNISSPGWAKHAWSNLFAPWNAEATVFIFNYARFDASRLMAEMDRAGVTTFCAPPTVWRMLIQADLGQLATPPREAVAAGEPLNPEVIERVRRAWGLTIRDGFGQTETAVQVANSPGQPLKTGSMGRPSPGYRVELLDPVSGAPGVTEGEIALDLSARPVGLMTGYHGDADRTAEAMAGGYYRTGDVASRDADGYLTYIGRSDDVFKASDYKISPFELESALLEHEAVAEAAVVPAPDEVRLAVPKAYVVLAAGWTPGPETAALLFEHSRKVLAPYKRVKRLEFAPLPKTVSGKIRRIELREATAEGSRNEYREEDFR
- a CDS encoding helix-turn-helix transcriptional regulator, translated to MEIHGALVRLRRTTGLPVTFGGPAEQGQRRMRITEMSGARTSSLRGLAVTAGYGLGGKTLALARPIAVSDYSVSRQISHEYDVAVAEEGIRSVLAVPIVVHRRVRGVLYGALRTALPLGDRMLVAAVDVARDVEQALVVQDEARALLEAAHPAPEPGRPADAAGWEQVREAHAALRALAPRITDPQLRAELLDACGLLTLSAEQARSVESGTALAPRELDVLACVAAGATNAVIAERLGLRPETIKGYLRSAMRKLGSRTRGEAVVAARRAGLLP